In a genomic window of Lepisosteus oculatus isolate fLepOcu1 chromosome 3, fLepOcu1.hap2, whole genome shotgun sequence:
- the cert1 gene encoding ceramide transfer protein isoform X3, translating into MDPMLRCKEVEKVLQCNNNAESGYGSESSLRRHGSMLSLTSAASGYSATSTSSFKKGHSLREKLAEMETFRDILCRQVDTLQKYFDACADAVSKDELQRDKVVEDDEDDFPTTRPDGEFLHNNNGSKEKLFPCVNPKGINGIDFKGEAITFKATTAGILATLSHCIDLMVKREDSWQKRLDKEMDKRRRVEDAYKTAMTELKKKSHFGGPDYEEGPNSLINEEEFFDAVEAALDRQDKIEEQSQSEKTRIHRPTAVPSDDAYSAVGKHRFGQKPYSRSSSMSSIDLVSASDDVHRFSTQVEDMVQNHITYSLQDVGGDANWQLVVEEGEMKVYRREVEENGIVLDPLKATHAVKGVTGHEVCHYFWNVEVRNDWETTIENFNVVETLSDNAIIVYQTHKRVWPASQRDVLYLSAIRKIIANNENDPDTWIVCNFSVDHNNVPLTNRCVRAKINIAMICQTLVSPPEGDKEISRDNILCKITYVANVNPGGWAPASVLRAVAKREYPKFLKRFTSYVQEKTAGKPILF; encoded by the exons GCAGAATCCGGCTATGGCTCAGAGTCCAGTTTGCGCCGGCATGGCTCCATGTTGTCTCTCACATCCGCAGCAAGTGGTTACTCTGCCACTTCCACTTCATCTTTCAAG aaagGACACAGTTTACGTGAGAAACTTGCCGAGATGGAAACATTCCGGGATATTCTGTGCAGGCAGGtggacacccttcagaaataCTTTGATGCCTGTGCTGATGCTGTTTCCAAAGACGAACTCCAGAGGGACAAAG TTGTGGAAGATGACGAAGATGACTTTCCTACGACTCGTCCTGATGGGGAATTTCTGCACAACAATAATGGCAGCAAAGAGAAAT TATTTCCATGTGTAAATCCCAAAGGAATCAATGGCATTGACTTCAAAGGTGAAGCTATCACATTCAAGGCCACCACTGCTGGGATCTTAGCAACTCTCTCGCACTGTATTGACCTCATGGTGAAGCGTGAGGATAGCTGGCAAAAGAGACTGGACAAG GAAATGGACAAAAGAAGGAGAGTTGAGGATGCATACAAAACTGCCATGACAGAGCTTAAAAAGAAATCTCACTTTGGTGGCCCTGATTATGAG GAAGGTCCAAACAGCCTTATTAACGAAGAGGAGTTTTTTGATGCCGTTGAAGCTGCCCTTgacagacaagacaaaattgAAGAACAG TCCCAGTCTGAGAAGACCAGGATACACCGGCCCACTGCAGTGCCTTCTGATGATGCCTACTCAGCCGTTGGCAAACACAGATTCGGCCAAAAG CCCTATAGTCGCTCTTCCTCCATGTCTTCCATTGATCTAGTCAGTGCCTCTGATGATGTTCACAGATTCAGCACCCAG GTTGAAGACATGGTTCAGAACCACATAACGTACTCCTTGCAGGATGTTGGTGGAGATGCTAACTGGCAGCTGGTGGTGGAAGAAGGAGAAATGAAG GTGTACAGGAGAGAAGTTGAAGAAAATGGAATAGTCCTAGACCCCCTAAAAGCCACACATGCTGTGAAAGGTGTCACTGGGCATGAGGTTTGTCATTATTTTTGGAACGTTGAGGTCCGTAACGACTGGGAAA caacaATTGAAAACTTCAATGTGGTGGAAACATTATCGGATAATGCCATCATAGTCTACCAGACTCACAAG agagTGTGGCCTGCCTCACAAAGAGATGTTCTGTACTTGTCTGCAATCAGGAAAATTATAGCAAACAATGAAAATGATCCCGATACATGGATTGTCTGTAATTTCTCTGTAGATCACAATAATGTCCCT CTCACCAATAGGTGTGTCCGTGCCAAAATCAATATAGCCATGATCTGTCAGACACTGGTCAGCCCACCTGAAGGCGACAAGGAGATCAGCAGGGATAACATCCTCTGCAAAATTACTTATGTGGCTAATG TTAATCCAGGTGGCTGGGCACCTGCCTCAGTCCTCAGAGCAGTGGCAAAGAGGGAGTATCCCAAATTCTTAAAGCGCTTCACATCATACGTCCAAGAAAAGACTGCGGGGAAGCCCATCCTTTTCTGA